A single Stigmatopora argus isolate UIUO_Sarg chromosome 7, RoL_Sarg_1.0, whole genome shotgun sequence DNA region contains:
- the ppp1r27b gene encoding protein phosphatase 1 regulatory subunit 27b, translating into MKYYKFPASHTISLRAYAQDKCKSAASQKPIRSVHFPNEIVFQDFVRHGELERIGCFIRARRVTLDAVYPSGMAAIHEAVLSGNLECVELLVDYGANIHQRDDEGWTPLHMACSDGFPHIARYLLSLGADPNLENDCGEKPSDLIDPEINPELLDLFGIVDND; encoded by the exons ATGAAGTATTACAAGTTCCCAGCTTCTCACACCATTTCACTTCGAGCTTATGCTCAGGACAAGTGCAAGAGCGCCGCGTCTCAAAAGCCCATCCGCAGTGTGCATTTCCCCAACGAAATCGTTTTCCAGGACTTTGTGCGGCACGGTGAGCTGGAGAGGATTGGCTGCTTCATCCGAGCCAGAAGGGTTACTCTGGATGCCGTTTACCCCTCTG GTATGGCTGCCATCCACGAGGCTGTTCTATCTGGCAACCTGGAGTGTGTGGAGCTGTTGGTCGACTATGGCGCAAATATCCACCAGAGGGACGACGAAGGCTGGACGCCGCTGCACATGGCCTGCAGCGATGGCTTCCCTCACATTGCACG TTATCTTCTCTCACTGGGCGCTGATCCTAATCTGGAAAATGATTGCGGGGAGAAGCCAAGTGATCTAATTGACCCAGAGATCAATCCAGAACTACTGGACCTGTTTGGTATTGTTGACAACGATTGA
- the anapc11 gene encoding anaphase-promoting complex subunit 11, which produces MKVKIKKWNAVASWLWVANDESCGICRQAFNGCCPDCKVPGDDCPLVWGQCSHCFHMHCILKWLNSQQVQQQCPMCRQEWKFKE; this is translated from the exons ATGAAAGTCAAGATTAAGAAATGGAATGCAGTGGCCTCGTGGTTGTGGGTAGCTAATGATGAGAGCTGTGGGATCTGTAGGCAAGCTTTCAATGGTTGCTGTCCAGACT GTAAAGTGCCAGGAGATGATTGTCCACTGGTCTGGGGTCAGTGTTCCCATTGTTTCCACATGCACTGCATTTTAAAGTGGCTCAACTCCCAGCAAGTCCAGCAGCAGTGTCCCATGTGTCGACAGGAGTGGAAGTTTAAAGAATGA
- the p4hb gene encoding protein disulfide-isomerase has protein sequence MLKFFILCTLAVASRAEIAEEDDVLVLTKSNFDEALSAHPNILVEFYAPWCGHCKALGPEYAKAAGILKGEGLEIRLGKVDATEETDLAQEFGVRGYPTIKFFKGGDKESPREYSAGRQADDFVSWLKKRTGPAVAVLADVTAAQSLIADHEVVVVGFFKDMESVGAKAFEMAAEAIEDVPFGKTSDDAIFTKFEVSQDGIVLFKKFDEGRNTFDGELTKEGILSFVKANQLPLVIEFTEQTAPKIFGGEIKSHILMFLPKAASDFQEKMDQFKKAAESFKGQILFIFIDSEVDDNQRILEFFGLKKEECPAIRLITLEDEMTKYKPASDAITAEAIVKFCTEFKEGKLKPHLMSQDIPKDWDQTPVKVLVGKNFEEVAFDPKKNVFVEFYAPWCGHCKQLNPIWEKLGEKYKDSADIVVAKMDSTVNEVDAVKVHSFPTLKFFPVGDERKVIDYNGERTLEGLTKFLESGGTEGGAPAGDDNDEEEEEDDDELDFAEDVDDTDEEETFVKEKHDEF, from the exons ATGCTCAAGTTTTTCATCCTGTGCACATTAGCTGTAGCCAGTCGAGCTGAGATCGCCGAAGAAGACGACGTTCTGGTTCTGACGAAGAGTAACTTTGACGAGGCTCTCTCGGCGCATCCTAACATCCTGGTAGAATTCT ATGCCCCATGGTGCGGTCACTGCAAGGCTCTGGGTCCGGAGTATGCCAAGGCTGCTGGCATATTGAAGGGAGAGGGTTTAGAGATCCGCCTGGGTAAGGTTGACGCCACCGAAGAGACCGACCTAGCCCAAGAGTTTGGTGTCCGTGGATATCCTACCATCAAGTTCTTCAAGGGAGGAGACAAGGAATCCCCCAGAGAGTACTCGG CTGGAAGGCAAGCAGATGACTTTGTCAGCTGGCTCAAGAAGCGCACAGGCCCCGCGGTCGCTGTCCTGGCTGACGTCACAGCTGCTCAGTCCTTAATAGCAGACCATGAGGTGGTGGTCGTAGGATTCTTTAAG GATATGGAGTCTGTTGGAGCTAAGGCATTTGAAATGGCAGCTGAAGCAATCGAAGATGTTCCTTTCGGCAAGACCTCAGACGATGCCATTTTCACCAAGTTTGAGGTCTCCCAAGATGGCATTGTTCTCTTTAAGAAG TTTGATGAGGGCCGCAACACCTTTGATGGCGAACTTACTAAAGAAGGAATTCTGTCTTTTGTCAAAGCCAACCAGCTTCCTCTGGTCATTGAGTTTACTGAACAG ACTGCCCCTAAAATTTTTGGAGGTGAGATCAAGTCCCACATTCTCATGTTCCTTCCAAAAGCAGCCTCAGACTTCCAGGAGAAAATGGATCAATTTAAGAAAGCTGCAGAGTCATTCAAGGGGCAG ATCCTCTTCATTTTCATCGACAGCGAGGTTGATGATAACCAGCGCATTCTGGAGTTTTTCGGCCTGAAGAAAGAAGAGTGCCCAGCTATCCGCCTGATCACTCTGGAGGATGAGATGACGAAGTATAAGCCAGCGAGTGACGCCATCACTGCAGAAGCCATTGTCAAATTCTGCACCGAATTTAAAGAAGGCAAATTGAAG CCTCACCTGATGAGCCAAGACATCCCCAAAGACTGGGACCAAACCCCTGTCAAAGTTCTGGTTGGCAAGAACTTTGAGGAGGTTGCCTTTGATCCCAAGAAGAACGTCTTTGTCGAATTTT ATGCCCCTTGGTGTGGCCATTGCAAGCAGCTCAATCCTATCTGGGAAAAGCTGGGTGAGAAGTACAAGGACAGTGCAGACATCGTTGTGGCCAAGATGGATTCTACAGTCAATGAGGTGGACGCCGTCAAAGTTCACAGCTTCCCTACTTTGAAGTTCTTCCCTGTTGGAGACGAACGCAAG GTGATTGACTACAATGGGGAGAGAACACTGGAAGGTCTCACCAAGTTCTTGGAGAGCGGTGGTACAGAGGGAGGAGCACCCGCtggtgatgataatgatgaagaagaagaagaagatgatgatgagCTAGACTTTGCTGAG GATGTAGACGACACGGATGAAGAGGAGACTTTTGTCAAGGAGAAACACGACGAGTTTTAA